One genomic region from Halosolutus amylolyticus encodes:
- a CDS encoding DUF2270 domain-containing protein, with translation MTDSSSDEFDPTAPDHREIGRQMVDDSTGLGSVMAHAYRGEIDRVGTWRQRLDETTKWGVTLMAAILTWAFSSTDNPHYILLIGIVVVTIFLGIEARRYRDYDVFRSRARVIQENLFANALDPSQGTESHDWRAELSRDYRRPTLKVSFHEALANRLRRVYLALLSVLLVAWVFRITAFAPRQDWLTTAGIARIPGIAVVAVVGVFYVVLLGVTFWPHERHAKGEFREGDPDDWKENR, from the coding sequence ATGACCGATTCGAGTAGCGACGAGTTCGACCCAACAGCACCAGACCACCGGGAGATCGGCCGCCAGATGGTTGACGACAGTACGGGACTCGGTTCGGTGATGGCTCACGCCTATCGCGGAGAGATAGACCGAGTGGGGACGTGGCGGCAGCGCCTCGACGAGACGACGAAGTGGGGGGTGACGCTGATGGCAGCAATCTTGACGTGGGCGTTTTCGAGTACCGATAACCCACACTATATCTTGCTGATCGGGATCGTTGTCGTCACCATCTTTCTGGGCATCGAAGCACGGCGGTACCGGGACTACGATGTCTTTCGCTCTCGTGCTCGAGTCATCCAAGAGAACCTGTTCGCAAACGCCCTCGATCCGTCCCAAGGCACTGAAAGTCACGACTGGCGAGCGGAACTGAGCAGGGACTATCGCAGGCCGACGCTGAAAGTCTCGTTCCACGAAGCACTCGCAAACCGGCTCCGGCGTGTGTACCTTGCTCTGCTCAGTGTTTTATTGGTCGCGTGGGTCTTCAGGATTACAGCGTTCGCGCCGCGCCAAGACTGGCTGACAACCGCTGGAATCGCCCGTATCCCCGGGATTGCTGTGGTTGCCGTTGTGGGTGTGTTCTACGTCGTACTGCTGGGCGTCACCTTCTGGCCCCACGAGCGCCATGCCAAGGGAGAATTCCGTGAAGGGGATCCGGACGACTGGAAAGAGAACCGATAA